A stretch of Acipenser ruthenus chromosome 1, fAciRut3.2 maternal haplotype, whole genome shotgun sequence DNA encodes these proteins:
- the LOC131737397 gene encoding uncharacterized protein LOC131737397 has translation MYNFINLTVMFEQHCKQHTNIQNWLQREIGSTIKDYKERIAKRMYEGNEKRRKRRLFDEITGWFGAGNSVANSWDIYQMSKGQTWIASTVGEGIERLGNGQMYVNQGIRLQGTAIYELMDGTEGALRNLTKAIDCRIFAGDLLKKMKEEIMDIRLRVVPRHAEEELRLRLAMIHPDQTDLLGASLVWPKENGKEPPGHIGFYLSVPYMDPNNQYKDSLKIRPIGVLHNETVIVWEKATWKVQQGNWSGVVHEACCYETNSHVVCRCPAISGINRNISTELEVHPLEGWKKAVQVGKYQGCVLSNHTNFKYGDLTCQTSPGFCFAPTHAVQIGDTYIPEPEVEEFQITAWWDDTYLDSYSVIFSQVHKLVKIALQRAEQKLLKAKVEVDLAQLKATILKRYGWSGQALGHTFGDYVVLIILLIIIVLILWNSIQCFWWKKQHRQLERTIGRWETVNLLGATMNKK, from the coding sequence AtgtataatttcataaatctaaCTGTTATGTTTGAACAGCATTGCAAGCAACACACCAATATCCAGAATTGGCTTCAAAGGGAAATAGGTAGTACAATAAAAGATTACAAAGAACGAATAGCCAAACGAATGTATGAAGGTAATGAGAAACGTAGGAAGAGGAGGCTTTTTGATGAAATAACAGGCTGGTTTGGTGCAGGAAATTCTGTTGCAAACAGCTGGGATATTTATCAAATGTCAAAAGGGCAAACTTGGATAGCAAGTACTGTGGGAGAAGGAATAGAAAGATTGGGGAATGGACAGATGTATGTAAATCAAGGGATTAGACTCCAGGGTACAGCTATATATGAGCTAATGGATGGAACAGAGGGAGCCCTGCGCAATTTGACCAAAGCAATAGATTGTAGAATATTTGCGggtgaccttttaaaaaaaatgaaggaaGAAATAATGGACATTAGGCTAAGAGTGGTACCTAGACATGCAGAGGAGGAACTTAGGTTGAGGTTGGCAATGATCCACCCTGATCAGACTGACCTCCTGGGAGCTAGTTTAGTGTGGCCAAAGGAGAATGGCAAGGAGCCACCTGGTCACATAGGGTTCTATCTCTCAGTACCATACATGGATCCTAATAACCAGTATAAAGACAGTTTGAAGATTAGACCGATAGGAGTACTACACAATGAGACAGTGATAGTTTGGGAAAAGGCTACATGGAAAGTTCAACAAGGGAACTGGAGTGGTGTGGTGCATGAAGCATGCTGTTATGAAACAAATAGTCATGTAGTTTGCCGGTGTCCTGCAATCAGCGGAATTAATAGAAATATAAGCACTGAATTAGAGGTACATCCACTAGAGGGGTGGAAAAAAGCAGTGCAGGTTGGGAAATATCAAGGGTGTGTGTTGAGTAACCATACCAATTTTAAGTATGGAGATTTAACTTGTCAGACTTCTCCAGGATTTTGTTTTGCTCCAACACATGCAGTTCAGATTGGAGATACATATATACCTGAACCTGAAGTAGAGGAGTTCCAAATTACTGCTTGGTGGGATGACACATATCTAGATTCATATTCGGTCATTTTTTCTCAAGTGCACAAATTGGTTAAAATAGCCCTACAAAGAGCGGAACAGAAGCTGCTCAAAGCTAAGGTCGAAGTTGATTTGGCACAATTAAAAGCCACCATATTGAAACGATATGGATGGTCAGGGCAGGCCTTAGGGCACACTTTTGgggattatgttgttttaataatactgttaataataatagtattgatCTTGTGGAATAGCATTCAGTGTTTTTGGTGGAAAAAACAACACCGACAGTTAGAAAGGACCATTGGCAGATGGGAAACTGTAAACTTACTGGGAGCCACCATGAATAAGAAATAA